In a single window of the Bacteroidales bacterium genome:
- a CDS encoding 4Fe-4S binding protein, whose product MAYVISEDCTACGTCIDECPVEAISEGEIYKIDPDVCTDCGACADVCPVEAIHPE is encoded by the coding sequence ATGGCATACGTAATTAGTGAAGATTGTACTGCTTGCGGTACATGCATTGATGAGTGCCCCGTGGAGGCAATCTCTGAGGGTGAAATCTACAAAATTGATCCGGATGTTTGCACCGATTGTGGCGCTTGCGCTGATGTTTGTCCGGTTGA